A single region of the Drosophila miranda strain MSH22 chromosome 2, D.miranda_PacBio2.1, whole genome shotgun sequence genome encodes:
- the LOC108155252 gene encoding guanine nucleotide-binding protein-like 3 homolog gives MALKRLKTKKSKRLTGRLKHKIEKKVREHNRKERRVAKKNPKKGSKKQKLIQIPNICPFKDDILKEVEEAKQRQEAERQARRDAFKLEREQNKFKSLESMVEDADMRSTVHGAMHEDGSVDDNQKKYKNAVTKEQSLKQYFKEFRKVIENADVVLEVVDARDPLGTRCTEVERAVRGAPGNKRLVLILNKADLVPRENLDNWIKYFRRVGPVTAFKASTQDQASRLGRRKLHDMKSAKAMQGSVCIGAELLMSMLGNYCRNKGIKTSIRVGVVGIPNVGKSSIINSLTRGRSCMVGSTPGVTKAMQEVELDSKIKLIDCPGIVFTSGAESSHAVLKNAQRVGDVKDPFTIAESVLRRASKEYFCSMYDITSYDTFEEFFAKKAARMGKFLKKGVPDVVAAARSVLNDWNTGKIKYCTQPPEVVEPQSVHISASIVHAEAREFDVDNFESMETDILEQCTVKTDEAMEIACTGSLEIRKPREEDDTATNISPNLVINEKDKSLRTRKRKLGDEKEKPDPVLLLEENQSLNKSIKEVQKRKKKQNMRNEKKISKITDVLDNFSLGSGSSTSKADKYDFDKDYVIE, from the exons ATGGCTCTAAAACGATTGAAGA CTAAAAAATCAAAGCGATTGACTGGTCGTCTTAAGCACAAAATCGAAAAAAAGGTACGCGAGCACAACAGGAAGGAGCGTCGCGTTGCAAAGAAAAATCCAAAAAAAGGcagcaaaaaacaaaagctCATTCAGATCCCGAATATCTGCCCATTTAAGGATGACATACTAAAGGAAGTTGAGGAGGCCAAACAACGGCAAGAAGCCGAACGGCAAGCGCGCCGCGATGCTTTCAAATTAGAACGAGAGCAAAATAAATTCAAGTCCCTGGAATCTATGGTAGAAGATGCAGACATGCGGAGCACAGTCCATGGAGCTATGCACGAAGACGGTTCAGTCGATGACAATCAGAAAAAGTATAAGAATGCAGTCACAAAGGAGCAGTCTCTGAAGCAATATTTTAAAGAATTCCGTAAGGTCATTGAAAATGCCGACGTTGTCCTGGAAGTAGTGGATGCTCGTGATCCCCTCGGAACGCGCTGCACCGAAGTAGAACGCGCCGTTCGAGGAGCCCCTGGCAACAAACGCCTTGTACTTATACTTAACAAGGCGGATCTAGTGCCTAGGGAAAATCTAGATAACTGGATTAAGTACTTCCGGCGTGTAGGTCCAGTGACTGCGTTTAAAGCTTCTACACAAGATCAGGCGTCACGTTTAGGTCGCCGAAAACTTCACGACATGAAATCCGCTAAAGCCATGCAGGGATCGGTGTGCATTGGAGCTGAGCTACTAATGTCCATGCTGGGCAATTACTGCCGAAACAAAGGCATCAAGACATCGATACGAGTGGGAGTTGTTGGAATCCCAAATGTGGGAAAGAGCTCAATAATCAATTCGCTGACCCGAGGAAGATCGTGCATGGTGGGCAGTACCCCAGGTGTGACTAA GGCTATGCAGGAAGTAGAACTTGATTCAAAGATCAAACTAATCGATTGTCCGGGGATTGTATTTACGAGCGGAGCTGAAAGTTCACATGCAGTGCTAAAGAACGCCCAGCGCGTGGGCGATGTAAAAGATCCATTCACAATTGCGGAAAGCGTTTTAAGACGAGCCAGCAAAGAGTATTTCTGCTCTATGTATGATATTACAAGCTACGACACCTTTGAAGAATTCTTTGCAAAGAAGGCTGCTAGAATGG GAAAATTCTTAAAAAAAGGAGTGCCTGATGTTGTGGCAGCTGCGCGCAGCGTGCTCAATGACTGGAACACTGgcaaaataaaatattgcACACAACCTCCCGAAGTAGTCGAGCCGCAAAGTGTCCACATTAGTGCCTCGATAGTACACGCCGAGGCCCGCGAGTTTGATGTTGACAACTTTGAGTCCATGGAGACAGATATACTAGAGCAATGCACTGTAAAAACAGATGAAGCTATGGAGATCGCATGCACAGGTTCTCTGGAGATTAGGAAGCCTCGCGAAGAAGATGATACGGCGACTAATATTTCACCAAATCTAGTTATCAACGAGAAGGACAAGTCGTTGAGAACTCGTAAAAGAAAATTGGGtgatgaaaaagaaaaaccagaCCCCGTACTGCTTTTAGAAG AAAATCAATCGCTCAACAAATCTATAAAAGAAGTGCAAAAACGAAAGAAGAAGCAGAATATGCGTAATGagaagaaaatttcaaaaattaCAGATGTTCTGGATAACTTCAGCCTGGGCTCGGGTTCATCGACTTCAAAAGCAGATAAATATGATTTCGATAAGGATTATGTAATTGAATAA